The genomic window CCAGAGAAGAAATTAGCGTCAACAAGAACTGAACCATAACTTGGTCCAGGAGTTGCATCAACTTGGCAATAATATTTTGTGCATTCGCTTACACATTCAGGATATAGCGCAGCGGCAACAGCAGATGGATCAGCCATATCGAGATAAGCATCCCCAAAACGGCTAATATTCATTTCCATTAATTCCCTATTGCAATCAATGGCAAACTTACCAAGTTTTCCACTTTCGCGAATATTAGCAATTTCTTGTGGATTCAGCATACATTCTCCCAAGCATGCATCCCATCCAACAAACATAATATTTTTAAGACCAGAATCAACTAATATCTTTGCAGCTTCTGCATCTTGCCAAATATTGAATTCTGCTACAGGAGAAACATTTCCACGACCTAGACCAGCAGATCCCATAACTACTATGCGACCAACTTTTTTCATCGCTTCATAATCAACCTTAATAGCTAGAGCAATGTTAGTTAATGGCCCTAATGCAATAATGTCTATTTCACCATCCTCACTGTTTCTCAAAGTTTCAATCATTTTCAAAACAGCATTACCATTACTTTCTTTTAAGCGATGAGGCACTAGACCAATATCACCCATTCCATCTCTGCCATGGGTTTCATGAGCATAAACCAAATCGCGCAACAGCATGCTGCTACTTCCTTTATATACAGGTGGTTCATATGAACCAGCATGCTCGATAGTAGTAAGCGTATTAATAGTCGCTTG from Gardnerella vaginalis ATCC 14018 = JCM 11026 includes these protein-coding regions:
- a CDS encoding nucleoside hydrolase — its product is MENKEIYSKKKIIIDTDCGSDDAMAIAMALNDPRYKILMFSTVSGNVCMEQATINTLTTIEHAGSYEPPVYKGSSSMLLRDLVYAHETHGRDGMGDIGLVPHRLKESNGNAVLKMIETLRNSEDGEIDIIALGPLTNIALAIKVDYEAMKKVGRIVVMGSAGLGRGNVSPVAEFNIWQDAEAAKILVDSGLKNIMFVGWDACLGECMLNPQEIANIRESGKLGKFAIDCNRELMEMNISRFGDAYLDMADPSAVAAALYPECVSECTKYYCQVDATPGPSYGSVLVDANFFSGKTPNVEICSKLNPEKYKNYIYRTLHVVD